The following is a genomic window from Thermostichus vulcanus str. 'Rupite'.
AGACTGGAGAAGAAATCTCAGAGTCTCCGCCCCCCGAGCCGGTCTCTAGCCCTTCCGTCCCAGGGCCTGAGCCTATCGCCACGCCTGTTCCCAACCGAACCCGTCGCCGTTCCTCCAGCCTTCGGGATCCCGAAGCTCAACAGCAGGTACTCCCCCTCACCTCAGAATCCGAAGCCGCTCCTGCAGATCCAACCCCAGATCCAACCTTAGAAGAGGAAGACCTCACGGAGACAGAGCTGCCCTCTGAGACGTTGAAGTCGGCGGAACTGGAGTTGGTGGCTGAGCTTGAAGAAGAACTAGAGGAGGACGAAACTGACGATGACAGCGAACTGGAGGATTTAGAAGACGAGGAGGAAGAGGATGAAGACTCGGATGATTTCCTAGAGGATGCCCCTGCAGCGGACAGCTTGGCCGAGGCAGGCTACTCATTTCAGGTGTTGCCCCTAGAGGAGCTTATCCCCCCTGAAACCTGTTACGCCGTGATTGATCGCTATCAAGAGCTGGCCACCCGCCCGCTGAAGGAGTTTTTCAACCTGGGATCCCTGCCCTCCAACATCGAAGGGCTGGATAGCGCCAATACCCTGCCCATTTTTGACAACCACAAAGTGGCCCGTCGCTTTTCGGAGATGAGCCGCCGCGGCAGCAACACCTATCCTCCCTACCGAGTGATTCAGTTCCCCGGGCACATTTTGGAGGCGGTGCGTACCCAACTGCAAAACAAAGGGATCACCCACCTGTTGATGGATGGGCAAATTTACACGCTGTAAAACGGGGCAAAAAAGGATCCCTGACCTTTTGGTGGGTTGAACAGGGATCCCTAAAGGCAATATCTGCCGCCTTAGTCTACCGCAGCACCCGCATACTCCAGCTCTTCCACCGCTATTTCCAGTGGGGCTTCTTCCGGTTGTCCTTGCTTTGCTGCCAGCATTTGCTCACGATACTTGGCTGCCATTTCTTCGGCGCCATCGTAAACCAGCTGGGGATCCCGGGTCATATCGCCAGGGTTAGCCTCCAACTGCTTGGTAGACAGCGAAATCCGCCCCCGTTCGGCATCGAGGTCGATGATCATCACCTTGACTTCGTCGTTGACGTTGAAGACGCTGTGAGGTGTATCGATGTGATCGTGGGAGATCTCGGAAATGTGCAGCAGGCCAGAAACACCGCCAATATCGATGAAGGCGCCATAGGGCTTGATACCGCGTACCGTACCCACTACCACTTCCCCTACTTCCAGCTTGTTCATCTTCCGCTCCACCAAGGCGCGGCGATGGCTCAACACCAGGCGGTTGCGGTCTTCATCCACTTCCAAGAACTTCAAGGGTAACTCTTCCCCCACCAACTCTTCCTTCGGCTTGCGGGTGCTGATGTGGGATCCCGGAATAAAGCCCCGTAAACCTTCAATGCGCACCAAGGCTCCACCCCGGTTGGTGGCAAAAATGGCGGAGCGCACAGTGGCATCTTCTTTTTGCAACTGCCGTACCCGTTCCCAAGCCCGCATGTACTCAATGCGACGAATGGAGAGGGTTAGCTGCCCTTCTTCGTTCTCTTCGGTAAGGATAAAAAACTCGCGGGTCTCCCCCGGCTGCAACATCTCGTGGGGGTCATCCAACCGGCTGATGGACATCTCCTGCAACGGCAGAAAAGCAGCGGTCTTGGCGCCAATATCGATCAACGCGCCACGCGGCTCCACTGAGAACACCGTACCCGCCACGATTTCCCCAGGGCTGAAATGATAATCGTACTTATCGAGTAGGGCGGCAAAATCCTCAGTGGTAAAACCTACATCAGCGGTAGCGGTGAATCGACTCATAATGGTGCAGCAGCAGGCCGGTTGGCGCGGATAAAGGGCAAAGAACAGGTGAACAAAGTGACAAGGTCCCCAGAGAGCACACTCTCTAACTACCCCACACGCGACGGGGCAATAGATTCGGGAAACACTATCCTAGCTTAGAGGCGTGCCGTTTGTGGCAGATTTCCATCAGATCCTGCCAAGCTAGATCAGGATTCGGGAGAACAACGGTTGCAATTTATTGACCAAGCGGAAATTGAGGTGCAAGCAGGGGATGGCGGAGATGGCATGGTCGCTTTCCGCAGAGAGAAGTATGTGCCTGCTGGAGGACCTTCTGGGGGTAATGGTGGACGCGGAGGCTCCGTGATTTTGGTGGCGGATCCCAACCTGCAAACCCTACTGGATTTTCGCTTTCAGCCTGTGATCAAAGCTGAGCACGGGGCTAAGGGGGGGCCCAATAATCGCACTGGGGCTAGTGGCGCAGATCGGTGGGTGCGGGTGCCCTGTGGCACGGTGGTTCACAACGCTCAAACTGGGGAAATCCTTGGGGATTTGACCCACAAAGAGGATCAACTGCTAGTGGCACGAGGGGGGCAAGGAGGACTGGGCAATGCCCACTTTCTGAGCAACCGCAATCGCGCCCCCCACCAATTCACCAAGGGCAAACCGGGAGAACATGTGCGGCTGCGGCTGGAGTTGAAACTGATTGCCGAAGTGGGCATTGTTGGCCTACCGAATGCGGGCAAATCCACGTTGATTTCGGTGCTGTCTTCCGCGCGGCCCAAGATTGCCGACTACCCCTTCACGACCTTGCAACCCAACTTGGGGGTAGTACCGCACCCACTGGGAGATGGGGTGGTGTTTGCGGATATTCCGGGGCTGATCGAGGGAGCCCACTTAGGGGTGGGGTTAGGCCACGAGTTTTTGCGCCATGTGGAGCGCACGCGGGTCTTGATTCACCTAGTGGATGGTACGGCGGCGGATCCCGTCAAGGATTACCAAACGATTCAACAAGAGCTGCAAGCCTACGGCCATGGCCTTACGGAGAAACCGCAAATTCTGGTTTTGAATAAGATCGATGCCCTCACACCCCAAGAGATTGCTGAACGCTGCCAACGCTTATCTGCCGCCGCCGGTAGTTCTGTGTTGGCCATTTCCGCCATTGCTAAGCAGGGGTTGGATCCCTTGCTGCAGCGGGTGTGGGAACAACTGAGCTTAGAACGGCAGCCTGCGGGCGCAGGGGAGT
Proteins encoded in this region:
- a CDS encoding 30S ribosomal protein S1; protein product: MSRFTATADVGFTTEDFAALLDKYDYHFSPGEIVAGTVFSVEPRGALIDIGAKTAAFLPLQEMSISRLDDPHEMLQPGETREFFILTEENEEGQLTLSIRRIEYMRAWERVRQLQKEDATVRSAIFATNRGGALVRIEGLRGFIPGSHISTRKPKEELVGEELPLKFLEVDEDRNRLVLSHRRALVERKMNKLEVGEVVVGTVRGIKPYGAFIDIGGVSGLLHISEISHDHIDTPHSVFNVNDEVKVMIIDLDAERGRISLSTKQLEANPGDMTRDPQLVYDGAEEMAAKYREQMLAAKQGQPEEAPLEIAVEELEYAGAAVD
- the obgE gene encoding GTPase ObgE, with the protein product MQFIDQAEIEVQAGDGGDGMVAFRREKYVPAGGPSGGNGGRGGSVILVADPNLQTLLDFRFQPVIKAEHGAKGGPNNRTGASGADRWVRVPCGTVVHNAQTGEILGDLTHKEDQLLVARGGQGGLGNAHFLSNRNRAPHQFTKGKPGEHVRLRLELKLIAEVGIVGLPNAGKSTLISVLSSARPKIADYPFTTLQPNLGVVPHPLGDGVVFADIPGLIEGAHLGVGLGHEFLRHVERTRVLIHLVDGTAADPVKDYQTIQQELQAYGHGLTEKPQILVLNKIDALTPQEIAERCQRLSAAAGSSVLAISAIAKQGLDPLLQRVWEQLSLERQPAGAGEFGLAAGKSVH